One Ferrovum sp. PN-J185 genomic region harbors:
- a CDS encoding DUF494 family protein, whose product MVDILIFVYENFFTSGIYPSNTTLQTRLFAAGFNEKEVNLALDWFDHLDQLSNQSGNSQPNETIRCLHAHEQEKISASVWGFLLFLEQNSIISAIQREWVLSSLMSLDVNEIDVERVKLITLMILWRQGQSSETLLLEELLHEHEFLLH is encoded by the coding sequence ATGGTTGATATATTGATTTTTGTATATGAGAATTTTTTTACGAGTGGTATTTACCCAAGTAATACCACTCTTCAAACCAGACTTTTCGCCGCTGGTTTTAATGAAAAAGAAGTTAACTTGGCTCTAGATTGGTTTGATCACTTAGATCAATTATCTAATCAATCTGGTAATAGTCAACCTAATGAAACTATTCGTTGTCTTCACGCACATGAACAAGAAAAGATCTCTGCTTCAGTGTGGGGATTTTTGTTATTTTTAGAACAAAACAGTATTATCTCTGCGATTCAGCGAGAATGGGTTCTCAGTAGTCTTATGTCACTAGATGTCAATGAAATTGATGTTGAACGCGTAAAATTAATTACATTAATGATTTTATGGCGCCAAGGACAATCTTCAGAGACGTTACTATTGGAAGAACTTCTTCACGAACATGAATTTTTACTCCATTAA
- the def gene encoding peptide deformylase, translating to MSLLQILHYPDERLHTVAKPVLRVDERIKTLVHDMAETMRAAPGIGLAATQVNVHERIIVIDVSPEQNDLRVFINPVIVEKEGEAVNEEGCLSVPGIYDKVTRAKKIKVNALNEKGESFELEAEGLLAVCIQHEIDHLDGKVFVEYLSLLKQNRIKTKLKKRARETL from the coding sequence ATGTCATTACTACAAATACTTCATTATCCTGATGAGAGACTTCATACCGTAGCCAAACCCGTCTTAAGAGTAGATGAGAGAATCAAAACATTAGTTCACGATATGGCAGAAACCATGAGGGCAGCACCAGGTATTGGTTTAGCTGCCACTCAAGTAAATGTACATGAACGAATTATTGTGATTGATGTATCACCTGAACAAAATGACTTGCGTGTATTTATAAATCCCGTCATTGTTGAAAAAGAAGGAGAAGCAGTTAATGAGGAAGGATGTTTATCTGTTCCGGGTATTTATGACAAAGTGACAAGAGCAAAAAAAATAAAAGTAAACGCCTTGAATGAAAAGGGAGAAAGTTTTGAATTAGAGGCAGAAGGGTTGTTGGCTGTATGTATACAACATGAAATAGATCATTTAGATGGTAAGGTATTTGTCGAGTATCTCTCTTTATTGAAACAAAACCGCATAAAGACCAAATTAAAAAAACGTGCTAGAGAAACCTTGTAA
- the fmt gene encoding methionyl-tRNA formyltransferase — protein sequence MRIIFCGTPEFASVHLQGLIEANIVPIAVFTQPDRPSGRGQKLTACPTKTVALAHGIPVYQPNNLKNDEVIELIKNLQCDLMIVVAYGLIIPKRILSIPILGCINVHASLLPRWRGAAPIQRAIEAGDKETGVTIMQMDEGLDTGNMLAIYPCAITNQDTGQTLTDKLILLGIKGLKEVLSQLKNNTIQSLPQPIEGVTYAHKITKEETMINWTQTATQIDRQIRAWQPHLVAKTLHHGNILKIYQAEVIESDTQVQPGTIIKAQDGIEVACGKGKLNIKVLQIAGGKALQSHEFLRGHSLQLGEILGQ from the coding sequence ATGCGAATTATTTTTTGTGGTACGCCTGAGTTTGCTAGTGTTCATCTTCAAGGGTTAATCGAAGCAAATATTGTTCCCATTGCTGTTTTCACGCAACCTGATAGGCCGTCAGGACGTGGCCAAAAGTTAACTGCGTGCCCCACAAAAACTGTGGCTTTAGCCCACGGCATACCAGTATATCAACCAAATAATTTAAAAAATGACGAAGTCATTGAGCTTATAAAAAATCTACAATGTGATTTAATGATTGTGGTGGCATACGGCTTAATTATCCCCAAGCGTATTTTATCTATACCAATCCTGGGTTGTATTAATGTTCATGCCTCGTTGTTGCCACGTTGGCGTGGTGCTGCACCTATACAAAGGGCTATTGAAGCGGGTGATAAAGAAACAGGGGTAACCATCATGCAAATGGATGAAGGGTTAGATACAGGAAATATGTTAGCCATTTATCCTTGTGCCATAACCAATCAAGACACAGGTCAAACATTGACCGATAAATTAATTCTTTTAGGTATTAAAGGCTTAAAAGAGGTGTTATCCCAACTCAAAAACAATACCATTCAAAGTCTTCCCCAACCGATAGAGGGAGTCACTTATGCCCATAAAATTACTAAAGAAGAGACCATGATTAATTGGACTCAAACCGCCACTCAAATAGATAGACAAATTAGAGCATGGCAACCCCATTTGGTAGCTAAAACCTTACATCACGGTAATATATTAAAAATATATCAAGCAGAAGTCATAGAGAGTGACACTCAAGTTCAACCAGGAACTATTATTAAGGCGCAGGATGGAATAGAAGTGGCCTGTGGAAAAGGAAAGTTAAATATAAAAGTGTTGCAAATCGCAGGTGGAAAGGCACTGCAAAGTCATGAATTTTTACGAGGCCATTCATTACAACTAGGTGAAATATTAGGTCAATGA
- the rsmB gene encoding 16S rRNA (cytosine(967)-C(5))-methyltransferase RsmB has translation MMEENQRLAVWVLWYVFQGKNIDQALLLAEKELTLREVNLGAVKDYTYGVLRYGWQLKFIVKKLCKKYPSQLIENLLLIALYQLLYTNDDAFTIVSQAVNTAAKLDHIALKGFVNAVLRTFLREKDRFIQVAQQNEEARYNHPQWWINKIKHQYPLIWEDILKEAQQRAPFTLRVNTRQCSVEEYVKKLNEAHIDVVWVNNEAIILATPCSVDKLPGFDLGMVSIQDASAQLALNYIDLFSQARVLDACAAPGGKTCHLLEHGQSIELLALDKSEDRLQRIWDNIKRLKLSTPRLSIKAVDARDINSWWDGVQFDRILLDAPCTGSGVVRRHPDIKWLRRESDISQLVAEQEALLNNLWPLLKPQGKLVYVTCSIFKEETSEQIQKFLKKHTDAKQLNSGSEQESFIKPDSFHDGFYYAVCQKN, from the coding sequence ATGATGGAAGAGAATCAACGTTTAGCAGTATGGGTTTTATGGTACGTGTTTCAAGGGAAAAACATTGATCAAGCACTATTATTGGCAGAAAAGGAACTTACATTAAGAGAGGTTAATTTAGGTGCCGTAAAAGACTATACTTACGGTGTATTGCGTTATGGTTGGCAGCTGAAATTTATAGTAAAGAAACTATGTAAAAAATATCCCTCGCAACTTATAGAAAATTTATTATTAATTGCACTCTACCAACTTCTCTATACCAATGACGATGCTTTTACTATCGTCTCTCAAGCTGTGAATACCGCTGCTAAGCTTGATCATATTGCTTTAAAAGGCTTTGTTAATGCTGTATTACGTACTTTTTTGAGAGAAAAAGATAGATTTATACAAGTAGCACAACAGAACGAAGAAGCGCGTTACAACCACCCACAGTGGTGGATTAATAAAATAAAACATCAATATCCATTAATTTGGGAGGATATATTAAAAGAAGCTCAACAGAGAGCCCCTTTCACATTAAGAGTAAATACACGGCAATGTAGTGTTGAAGAGTATGTGAAAAAATTGAATGAAGCTCACATAGATGTGGTTTGGGTGAACAACGAAGCGATTATTCTTGCAACACCTTGTTCCGTAGATAAATTACCGGGTTTTGATTTGGGTATGGTTTCAATTCAAGACGCATCGGCTCAACTTGCTTTAAATTATATTGATTTATTTTCTCAAGCTCGTGTTTTAGACGCCTGCGCAGCACCAGGGGGCAAAACCTGTCATTTACTCGAGCATGGACAATCCATTGAATTACTGGCTCTAGATAAATCAGAGGATAGATTGCAGCGCATCTGGGACAATATAAAACGATTAAAATTAAGCACACCTCGACTTAGTATAAAAGCAGTAGACGCACGCGATATTAATAGTTGGTGGGATGGCGTACAATTTGACCGTATTTTATTAGATGCGCCCTGTACGGGTTCAGGTGTGGTGAGACGACACCCTGATATAAAATGGTTAAGGCGAGAAAGTGATATATCTCAGTTAGTAGCAGAACAAGAAGCACTGCTAAATAATTTATGGCCTTTATTAAAACCTCAGGGAAAATTAGTATACGTAACTTGTTCAATTTTTAAAGAAGAAACCAGTGAACAAATACAAAAATTTTTAAAAAAACACACAGATGCAAAGCAATTAAATAGCGGATCAGAACAAGAAAGCTTTATAAAACCCGATAGTTTCCACGATGGATTTTACTATGCGGTATGCCAAAAAAATTAA
- a CDS encoding DUF4390 domain-containing protein — MRYAKKIKLFFIILLTGLALNSWAEGITIDSSTVTVDSQQGIISARYTIQLNNTLEQGLNRGIPLIFSLNCDVIQSRWYWFDKKVYSSQQDRKLTFNPLTRTYRFYLGPVYVSYDSLSEALQAVGQISNWSLGEPNLLKKNETYQATLQLKLDVSQLPKPFQIDAIANSDWTLSSKQYQWIIKP, encoded by the coding sequence ATGCGGTATGCCAAAAAAATTAAACTGTTTTTTATAATACTATTAACAGGTCTTGCACTGAATAGCTGGGCAGAGGGTATTACTATTGATTCGTCTACTGTTACTGTAGACTCTCAACAGGGAATTATTAGTGCACGCTACACGATTCAACTTAATAACACGCTTGAACAAGGGTTAAATCGTGGTATTCCTCTCATTTTTAGTTTAAATTGCGATGTGATTCAATCAAGGTGGTATTGGTTCGATAAAAAAGTATATTCTTCTCAACAAGATCGAAAACTCACCTTTAATCCCTTAACTCGTACATATCGATTTTATCTAGGACCTGTTTATGTTTCATATGATTCGTTATCAGAAGCCTTACAAGCAGTGGGACAAATTAGTAATTGGTCTTTAGGTGAACCTAATTTATTGAAAAAAAATGAAACTTACCAAGCTACACTTCAATTAAAGCTAGACGTGTCTCAGTTACCCAAACCATTTCAAATTGATGCCATCGCTAATAGTGACTGGACTCTTTCTTCTAAACAATATCAATGGATAATAAAACCATGA
- a CDS encoding sensor histidine kinase, whose translation MDNKTMKAEKTASFSWLKWVLIISAIFGVVLLYLLSEATGNTSLFSKNYPRLLAIGAGVALVLILLILVQLLLLYKKIRARVFGSKLTLKLLMIFVLMAIIPGTLVYGVSVKFLSNSIESWFDVNVDKALTSGLDLGRTTYDTLLNDLTQKAENMALQLSDASIIDEETMLYHLREQYGVQEATLFSKAGSVLSFSSAQNDALVPEALPTSSNIIHQIRTQRPYKMVESRPGKGQFLRVVVPINTISFEENLRALQVIQPISKELAQEADNVEAAYRGYQELLLARDGLKRIYALNLSLVLLLSMLSAIISAFIISEKISAPLGLLAEITKVIGLGDYSRKIPVISNDELGMLTESFNTMTEKLKDTSEARERAQEKLTEAKQYQENILSNLSTGVIVLDQHFQLKSANVSANEILGIRLIRVRDIAIQEWSRFINELTELSQYIQERFREANDFTWDGDIDFKTKSGLKKIHFRGSRLPGGNNSDYVLVFDDITRMVQAQRDAAWAEVARRLAHEIKNPLTPIQLSAERLRLKLTDKLPQAEQELLNRGILTIVNQVDALKNMVNDFSEYARSSATKNTVLNLNNLIQEIMGLYESNGEQIHLQLASNLPEIKGDLNRLRQVIHNLVQNSLDALQDHSHPKVTIITRAQDNKVILTISDNGPGFSEEFLTRIFEPYVTTKTKGTGLGLAIVKKIVEEHQGNIEAGNLDTGGAKVSISFPVAEKV comes from the coding sequence ATGGATAATAAAACCATGAAGGCAGAAAAAACAGCCAGTTTTTCATGGTTAAAATGGGTTCTTATTATCTCCGCTATCTTTGGCGTGGTATTACTGTATTTGTTATCAGAAGCGACGGGTAACACGTCGCTCTTTTCTAAAAACTATCCGCGTTTACTGGCCATTGGCGCAGGTGTTGCTTTGGTATTGATATTACTCATCTTAGTACAACTACTGTTACTTTATAAAAAAATACGTGCTCGTGTTTTTGGTTCAAAGTTAACGCTAAAGTTATTAATGATTTTTGTATTAATGGCAATTATTCCAGGCACCTTGGTGTATGGAGTCTCTGTTAAATTTTTATCAAATAGTATTGAATCATGGTTTGATGTGAATGTGGATAAGGCATTGACCTCAGGGCTTGATCTGGGTCGCACCACTTACGATACCTTGCTCAATGATTTAACACAGAAAGCAGAAAATATGGCTTTGCAATTGTCTGATGCATCAATTATTGATGAAGAGACTATGCTCTATCATTTAAGAGAGCAATATGGGGTACAAGAGGCCACCCTTTTTTCAAAAGCAGGTTCTGTGTTGTCTTTTTCAAGCGCTCAAAATGATGCGTTAGTACCAGAGGCTCTACCAACTAGTAGTAATATCATTCACCAAATAAGAACACAACGCCCTTATAAAATGGTTGAGAGTCGTCCGGGAAAAGGACAGTTTTTAAGAGTAGTTGTCCCTATTAATACTATTTCTTTTGAAGAAAACTTAAGAGCTCTGCAAGTTATTCAACCCATATCAAAAGAACTCGCACAAGAAGCTGATAATGTTGAAGCAGCCTACCGTGGTTATCAGGAACTATTATTAGCTCGTGATGGATTAAAACGTATTTATGCCTTGAATTTGTCGCTTGTTTTATTATTAAGCATGTTAAGCGCAATTATTTCTGCATTTATTATTTCAGAGAAAATTAGTGCACCATTAGGTCTTCTTGCTGAAATTACCAAAGTAATTGGCTTGGGTGACTACAGCAGAAAAATACCCGTTATTAGTAATGATGAACTTGGTATGTTAACGGAATCTTTTAACACTATGACAGAAAAGTTAAAGGATACTTCTGAAGCCAGAGAACGTGCACAGGAAAAATTGACAGAAGCTAAACAATACCAAGAAAACATTCTTTCCAATCTTTCTACTGGTGTGATTGTATTAGATCAACACTTTCAATTAAAAAGCGCTAATGTGAGCGCAAATGAGATATTAGGTATTCGTTTAATTAGAGTGCGTGATATTGCTATTCAAGAATGGAGTCGCTTTATAAACGAGTTAACAGAGTTAAGTCAGTATATTCAGGAGCGCTTTAGAGAAGCCAATGACTTTACTTGGGATGGCGATATTGATTTTAAAACTAAAAGTGGACTGAAAAAAATACACTTTAGAGGATCAAGGTTGCCTGGTGGAAATAACAGCGATTATGTTTTAGTATTTGATGATATAACAAGAATGGTTCAAGCTCAGCGGGATGCTGCTTGGGCTGAAGTAGCAAGAAGACTTGCACATGAAATTAAAAACCCATTAACGCCTATTCAGTTGTCAGCAGAACGATTAAGGTTAAAACTTACTGATAAATTGCCTCAGGCAGAACAGGAGTTACTAAACAGAGGAATTCTAACCATAGTAAACCAAGTTGATGCATTAAAAAATATGGTTAATGACTTTAGTGAATACGCTAGATCTTCAGCAACTAAAAATACAGTATTAAATTTAAATAATTTAATACAAGAGATAATGGGTTTATATGAATCAAATGGAGAACAAATTCATTTACAGTTAGCTTCTAATTTGCCTGAAATTAAGGGGGACTTAAATCGTTTAAGGCAGGTAATTCATAATTTAGTGCAAAACTCGTTGGATGCATTGCAGGACCATAGCCATCCAAAAGTTACTATAATAACTAGAGCACAGGATAATAAAGTTATTTTAACAATTAGCGATAATGGCCCTGGTTTTTCAGAAGAGTTCTTAACAAGAATATTTGAACCGTATGTGACGACTAAAACTAAGGGAACGGGACTGGGATTAGCGATAGTAAAAAAAATAGTTGAAGAACATCAAGGTAATATTGAGGCAGGTAATTTAGATACAGGTGGTGCGAAAGTAAGCATTAGTTTTCCTGTAGCGGAGAAAGTGTAA
- a CDS encoding sigma-54-dependent transcriptional regulator — MANHILVVDDEVGIRELLSEILSDEGYEITLAANALEAKQLRQTTRPDLVLLDIWMPEMDGITLLREWVGLGQLTMPVVMMSGHATVDTAVEATRIGAVDFLEKPITLPKLLATVEKALRKGETQYRPDLSMLQLGKGAVVSELKRRLDQVSNRLAPLLLVGEVGCGTELAARYLHQPNTPWFAPDSNNWLTDNPFEPLNECQGGIIFIQEIKNLTKTEQKGLSQLLGKLEKHHVRLICASSMTVGNLISENIIDVELITRLSQLTLSIPPLRDHAEDIPDIAAAILGRLIEAGEIPHKVLTSSALNSLRQLQWPGNLPALTNAIRTLALTTTGTDIVSEDVIKISSDFDRQQKNHFNMIGFDMPLRDARDLFEKAYFEYHIQNESGNMSRVAERVGLERTHLYRKLKQLGVKLASQRGEE, encoded by the coding sequence ATGGCGAATCATATTTTAGTAGTAGATGATGAAGTTGGTATTAGAGAGTTATTGTCAGAAATTCTGTCCGATGAAGGTTATGAAATAACCTTGGCTGCAAATGCATTAGAAGCCAAACAATTAAGGCAAACCACAAGACCTGATTTAGTATTACTGGACATTTGGATGCCAGAAATGGATGGTATTACTTTATTGCGTGAATGGGTAGGTTTAGGTCAATTAACCATGCCTGTGGTTATGATGTCAGGGCATGCGACGGTAGATACTGCAGTGGAAGCCACACGAATAGGTGCTGTGGATTTTTTAGAAAAACCAATTACATTACCTAAACTACTAGCTACAGTAGAAAAAGCGTTACGTAAAGGCGAAACCCAATATAGACCAGATTTATCAATGTTACAGCTTGGTAAAGGGGCCGTTGTTAGTGAGTTAAAACGACGTTTAGATCAGGTTTCAAACAGATTGGCACCATTACTATTAGTTGGTGAGGTGGGTTGTGGCACTGAACTTGCAGCGCGTTATCTTCATCAGCCTAATACTCCGTGGTTTGCACCCGACTCGAATAACTGGCTAACTGACAATCCCTTCGAGCCTTTGAATGAGTGCCAAGGCGGTATTATTTTTATCCAAGAAATAAAGAATTTAACTAAGACTGAACAAAAGGGATTAAGTCAGTTATTAGGAAAGTTAGAAAAACATCATGTAAGATTAATTTGTGCCTCTAGTATGACGGTAGGTAACTTAATTAGTGAAAATATTATTGATGTTGAATTGATAACTAGACTGTCACAATTAACACTATCTATCCCTCCTTTAAGAGATCATGCAGAAGATATACCAGATATTGCTGCAGCAATATTGGGTAGGTTAATTGAGGCAGGGGAAATTCCTCATAAAGTACTTACCTCCTCTGCATTGAATAGCTTAAGACAGTTACAATGGCCTGGTAATCTCCCTGCCCTAACCAATGCTATTCGTACACTGGCTTTAACAACAACAGGCACAGATATTGTTTCTGAGGATGTCATAAAAATCTCCTCAGATTTTGATCGACAGCAAAAAAATCATTTTAATATGATTGGTTTTGATATGCCTTTAAGGGATGCCAGAGACTTATTTGAAAAGGCCTATTTTGAATATCATATACAAAATGAATCGGGCAATATGTCGCGTGTGGCTGAAAGAGTTGGCTTAGAAAGAACACATTTATATCGTAAATTAAAACAACTTGGAGTAAAACTTGCCTCTCAACGAGGCGAAGAATGA
- a CDS encoding O-antigen ligase family protein: MKISKKSYGNLIPIEFLENNLSLWIYILVCLAPVVFFSYEKLFGEVYKLISLLSLIGLITQKKKILFNWKENKASLMIFLIYPLTIFITQLFRWAWNFHEYLDSLRFLFAIPILIYLSEKKIDFTKILEIVLPISLFLSLITTKYFFLDTQYGTNRFTDLFLHPVYYGEIIISMSLILLSTFFLSPYRYSFFSILKVIGILVGFYISIKTESRTGWINVLIIPMILLWLNRRSVKQYFFFITPVFILAIVIILFEFNHDVSSRLIELYNEIRSYPWSGGIAPETSVGLRITFYRIGWFLICHENWYGWGIKGFGHILSNPELLAFSSKYTLQYVYLTHFHNQLLTLLVWYGIFGLIIYLICFIVPLVQSLRIIEKIKHDFLIRKNATILIIFLITQIVSGFSDMVILFKYMIMFYSFMMAGLLAPLTSNNIKEQINQSTLNTKIKI, encoded by the coding sequence ATGAAAATATCTAAAAAAAGTTATGGGAATTTAATACCAATAGAATTCTTGGAGAATAATTTATCTTTATGGATTTATATACTGGTTTGTCTTGCTCCAGTAGTTTTCTTTTCGTATGAAAAATTATTTGGAGAGGTCTATAAACTAATCTCCTTACTTTCCTTAATAGGATTAATAACACAAAAAAAGAAAATATTGTTTAATTGGAAAGAAAATAAAGCTTCACTAATGATATTTTTGATTTATCCGCTCACAATTTTTATAACACAATTATTTCGATGGGCATGGAATTTTCATGAGTATTTAGATAGTTTAAGGTTTCTTTTTGCTATACCAATACTAATATATTTATCCGAAAAAAAAATTGATTTCACAAAAATTTTAGAAATAGTTTTACCAATATCTTTATTTTTATCCTTAATAACTACAAAATATTTTTTTTTAGACACTCAATACGGTACAAATAGATTTACAGATTTATTTCTTCATCCAGTTTATTATGGAGAAATTATTATTTCTATGAGTTTAATTCTTTTATCTACATTTTTTTTATCACCATATAGGTATTCATTTTTTAGTATTTTAAAAGTTATTGGAATATTAGTGGGATTTTATATTTCCATAAAAACAGAGAGTAGAACTGGTTGGATTAATGTTTTGATAATTCCCATGATTTTGTTATGGTTGAACAGAAGAAGTGTAAAACAGTATTTTTTCTTTATCACACCAGTTTTTATATTAGCAATTGTAATTATCTTATTTGAATTTAATCATGATGTATCCTCTAGATTAATTGAGCTTTATAATGAAATTAGAAGTTATCCTTGGTCGGGAGGTATTGCTCCAGAGACATCTGTTGGGCTAAGAATTACTTTTTATCGTATAGGCTGGTTTTTAATATGTCATGAAAATTGGTATGGATGGGGTATTAAAGGGTTTGGTCATATCTTAAGCAATCCTGAATTATTAGCTTTTTCTTCTAAATATACATTGCAGTATGTTTATCTAACCCATTTTCATAATCAACTATTAACTTTGTTAGTGTGGTATGGAATATTTGGGTTAATAATTTATTTAATATGCTTTATTGTTCCCTTAGTACAATCTCTGAGAATCATCGAGAAAATAAAACATGATTTTTTAATTAGAAAAAACGCAACTATACTAATTATCTTTTTGATAACACAAATAGTTTCAGGTTTTTCTGATATGGTTATTTTATTTAAATATATGATTATGTTTTATAGTTTTATGATGGCAGGCTTGTTGGCACCTTTAACTTCTAATAATATAAAAGAACAAATAAATCAATCTACTTTAAATACTAAAATTAAGATTTGA
- a CDS encoding glycosyltransferase family 2 protein yields MKSYIDLSILIPTYKRLVLLNECLLSITKQEVTPNEILIGNDDSSMLLSQEQLKKKFNLPILVFNRKIPLGQSRNVQDLISNSNSTWLMILHDDDLLLENSLKNFFSYVSHDKSMVYFGMQKLLTNKGLQTDKEGVIFNNQFKRNSTLNDMSTFDIVLNQSVPSNGFIINTNTAKSIEYTYNIKFSNYGLIKDACDYAFTWKCFKHNLNFNFVPLFTTAYRITEGSVSNSKNVTILESFLVELDIFLNFNLIKSLKIFIKKKLNKRYTKALKTCIRIKNWKLLYQLILLKLKS; encoded by the coding sequence ATGAAATCTTATATTGATTTATCAATTTTAATACCTACTTATAAACGTCTAGTATTGTTAAATGAATGTCTTTTGTCTATTACAAAGCAAGAGGTAACGCCAAATGAAATATTAATTGGGAATGACGACTCATCAATGCTTCTATCACAAGAACAACTTAAAAAGAAATTTAATCTTCCCATTTTGGTTTTTAATCGAAAAATACCTTTAGGGCAATCAAGAAACGTTCAAGATCTAATAAGCAACTCTAATTCAACATGGTTGATGATTCTCCATGATGATGATCTACTACTCGAAAACTCCCTTAAGAATTTCTTTTCATATGTATCCCATGATAAGAGTATGGTTTATTTTGGGATGCAAAAATTGCTCACTAATAAAGGCTTACAAACAGATAAAGAAGGCGTGATTTTTAATAATCAATTTAAGAGAAATAGTACTTTAAATGATATGAGTACCTTTGACATAGTTTTAAATCAATCAGTACCAAGCAATGGTTTCATCATTAATACTAATACTGCCAAGAGTATTGAATATACATATAACATTAAATTTAGTAATTATGGATTGATTAAAGACGCTTGTGATTATGCATTCACGTGGAAATGCTTTAAACATAATTTAAATTTTAATTTTGTACCTTTATTTACTACTGCATATAGAATTACTGAGGGTAGTGTATCAAACTCAAAAAATGTAACAATATTAGAATCTTTTCTTGTTGAACTTGATATTTTTTTGAATTTTAATTTAATTAAATCGCTCAAAATTTTTATAAAAAAGAAATTAAACAAAAGATATACTAAAGCACTTAAGACATGTATACGTATAAAAAACTGGAAATTACTTTATCAATTAATTTTACTTAAACTCAAATCTTAA
- a CDS encoding glycosyltransferase family 9 protein, with protein sequence MLKPTKKYLIICTLRLGDILLSTPIAHSIRQHDPHAQIDYLVLKGNEGILEGNSIINNVITSPHRTSLFNRIKEYFFLWNKYDVALSPVSSDRARWYCFISAKKSYGFYNEHTSKLSKHLLTDSILFDDLNTHTVIHGQKLLSFLTISPSNTVVPPFKELDLSKFNIHTPYFVIHPYPKFNYKMWDKAKWIELIKYIKQKSVEVILTGSSDKNELEYCHDIQQATGSLNLAGKLSLGEVGALIKKANCYIGPDTGITHIAAATGTKTVALFGPTNPVKWGPWPIGNFSGNPWVLKNNPLINNIIIVQGENGCVPCNKEGCENNLLSFSDCILNISVDHIKNLII encoded by the coding sequence ATGCTAAAACCCACAAAAAAATATTTAATTATTTGTACATTAAGATTAGGAGATATTTTATTAAGTACTCCGATTGCCCATTCTATTCGCCAGCACGATCCCCATGCACAGATTGATTATTTAGTATTAAAAGGTAATGAAGGAATTCTTGAGGGTAATAGCATTATTAATAATGTCATTACATCCCCTCACCGTACTTCATTATTTAATAGAATAAAAGAGTATTTTTTTCTATGGAATAAATACGATGTGGCGTTAAGCCCTGTTTCCTCAGATAGAGCAAGATGGTATTGCTTTATATCAGCCAAAAAATCCTATGGCTTTTACAATGAACACACATCAAAATTATCCAAACATCTATTAACAGATAGTATTTTATTTGATGATTTAAACACTCATACAGTAATTCATGGACAAAAATTACTTTCTTTTTTAACTATTTCACCAAGTAACACTGTCGTCCCACCCTTTAAAGAACTAGATTTATCAAAATTTAATATTCACACTCCTTATTTTGTTATTCACCCATACCCTAAATTTAATTATAAGATGTGGGATAAAGCCAAATGGATTGAATTAATTAAATATATAAAACAAAAAAGCGTAGAAGTAATATTAACGGGAAGTTCAGACAAAAATGAACTTGAATATTGTCATGATATTCAGCAGGCAACAGGTAGCTTAAATTTAGCTGGCAAACTTTCTCTTGGAGAGGTAGGCGCTCTCATTAAAAAAGCAAATTGCTATATTGGACCAGACACTGGAATTACCCATATTGCCGCTGCTACCGGTACAAAAACTGTTGCATTATTTGGTCCAACCAATCCAGTTAAATGGGGTCCTTGGCCTATAGGTAATTTTTCAGGCAATCCTTGGGTGTTAAAAAACAATCCCTTAATAAACAATATTATTATTGTACAAGGTGAAAATGGCTGCGTACCATGTAATAAAGAAGGATGTGAGAACAACTTACTTAGTTTCAGTGATTGTATTTTGAATATATCAGTTGATCATATTAAAAATCTAATAATCTAG